A DNA window from Melanotaenia boesemani isolate fMelBoe1 chromosome 6, fMelBoe1.pri, whole genome shotgun sequence contains the following coding sequences:
- the rnf41l gene encoding RING finger protein 151 isoform X2 — protein sequence MGYDLERFVGYVNEGLLCCVCRDVLERPLQAPCEHAYCSSCISSWLLHHQSCPEDRLPLDVSTLKPLYRYMRNDLNRLQIRCVNAGHGCEVVCSLESLHTHEDECEFAFISCSNSGCPVQVERRGLEAHLSECNFRSRECPNGCGHTLHSIEQSQHNCVAELRTEVEMLRAEMLCKVEEVRREMESRLDSQRRHMVQKESQLKNEVEELKSQLSRVMCDMRTLLGAERLRRQELAEAELEKRELLELLRDLQPTGSQRLPEQPDRDQLQRDQQTSCWELHTEPTSLQQREASFHASSLSLHSAQGTHAGGPPPSPLLREGVCKGSTRSLTLDCIKRKSREVTVI from the exons ATGGGCTATGATCTGGAGAGGTTTGTTGGCTATGTGAATGAAGGTTTGCTATGCTGTGTATGTCGAGATGTGTTGGAGCGCCCCCTGCAGGCACCCTGTGAACATGCCTACTGCAGCTCCTGCATCAGCAGCTGGCTGCTCCATCACCAGTCCTGTCCCGAGGACAGACTGCCGCTGGATGTGAGCACTCTCAAACCACTATACAG GTACATGCGTAATGACCTGAACCGTTTGCAGATCCGTTGTGTGAATGCAGGGCATGGATGTGAGGTGGTTTGCTCATTGGAGAGTCTGCACACACATGAAGATGAGTGTGAGTTTGCCTTCATATCCTGCTCTAATTCAG GCTGCCCTGTGCAGGTAGAGAGGCGGGGTTTGGAGGCTCACCTGTCAGAATGTAACTTCCGCAGCAGAGAGTGTCCCAATGGCTGCGGTCACACTCTCCACTCTATCGAACAATCACAGCATAATTGTGTAGCTGAGCTGCGTACAGAGGTGGAGAtgctgag GGCAGAGATGCTGTGTAAGGTGGAGGAGGTGAGACGAGAGATGGAGTCTCGTTTGGACTCACAGAGGAGACACATGGTGCAGAAAGAGTCACAGCTGAAGAATGAGGTGGAAGAGCTCAAG AGTCAGTTATCACGTGTGATGTGCGACATGCGCACCCTGTTAGGAGCAGAACGTCTGAGGAGACAGGAGCTTGCAGAAGCTGAGCTGGAGAAGAGGGAACTGTTGGAGCTCCTCAGAGACCTGCAGCCCACCGGGAGTCAGCGTCTTCCTGAACAGCCAGACAGGGACCAGCTTCAGAGAGACCAGCAGACATCCTGCTGGGAACTGCACACCGAGCCAACATCACTCCAGCAGAGAGAGGCTTCTTTTCACGCCTCCAGCTTGTCACTGCATTCAGCTCAGGGTACTCATGCTGGGGGTCCACCTCCATCACCTCTGCTAAGAGAGGGAGTGTGCAAGGGAAGCACTCGGAGTCTGACTCTGGACTGCATCAAAAGGAAGAGCCGGGAGGTGACAGTCATCTAA
- the rnf41l gene encoding RING finger protein 151 isoform X1 has product MGYDLERFVGYVNEGLLCCVCRDVLERPLQAPCEHAYCSSCISSWLLHHQSCPEDRLPLDVSTLKPLYRYMRNDLNRLQIRCVNAGHGCEVVCSLESLHTHEDECEFAFISCSNSGCPVQVERRGLEAHLSECNFRSRECPNGCGHTLHSIEQSQHNCVAELRTEVEMLRAEMLCKVEEVRREMESRLDSQRRHMVQKESQLKNEVEELKSQLSRVMCDMRTLLGAERLRRQELAEAELEKRELLELLRDLQPTGSQRLPEQPDRDQLQRDQQTSCWELHTEPTSLQQREASFHASSLSLHSAQGTHAGGPPPSPLLREGVCKGSTRSLTLDCIKRKSREVCMSLRTIPEYSLSP; this is encoded by the exons ATGGGCTATGATCTGGAGAGGTTTGTTGGCTATGTGAATGAAGGTTTGCTATGCTGTGTATGTCGAGATGTGTTGGAGCGCCCCCTGCAGGCACCCTGTGAACATGCCTACTGCAGCTCCTGCATCAGCAGCTGGCTGCTCCATCACCAGTCCTGTCCCGAGGACAGACTGCCGCTGGATGTGAGCACTCTCAAACCACTATACAG GTACATGCGTAATGACCTGAACCGTTTGCAGATCCGTTGTGTGAATGCAGGGCATGGATGTGAGGTGGTTTGCTCATTGGAGAGTCTGCACACACATGAAGATGAGTGTGAGTTTGCCTTCATATCCTGCTCTAATTCAG GCTGCCCTGTGCAGGTAGAGAGGCGGGGTTTGGAGGCTCACCTGTCAGAATGTAACTTCCGCAGCAGAGAGTGTCCCAATGGCTGCGGTCACACTCTCCACTCTATCGAACAATCACAGCATAATTGTGTAGCTGAGCTGCGTACAGAGGTGGAGAtgctgag GGCAGAGATGCTGTGTAAGGTGGAGGAGGTGAGACGAGAGATGGAGTCTCGTTTGGACTCACAGAGGAGACACATGGTGCAGAAAGAGTCACAGCTGAAGAATGAGGTGGAAGAGCTCAAG AGTCAGTTATCACGTGTGATGTGCGACATGCGCACCCTGTTAGGAGCAGAACGTCTGAGGAGACAGGAGCTTGCAGAAGCTGAGCTGGAGAAGAGGGAACTGTTGGAGCTCCTCAGAGACCTGCAGCCCACCGGGAGTCAGCGTCTTCCTGAACAGCCAGACAGGGACCAGCTTCAGAGAGACCAGCAGACATCCTGCTGGGAACTGCACACCGAGCCAACATCACTCCAGCAGAGAGAGGCTTCTTTTCACGCCTCCAGCTTGTCACTGCATTCAGCTCAGGGTACTCATGCTGGGGGTCCACCTCCATCACCTCTGCTAAGAGAGGGAGTGTGCAAGGGAAGCACTCGGAGTCTGACTCTGGACTGCATCAAAAGGAAGAGCCGGGAG GTTTGTATGTCTCTTCGAACAATACCCGAATACTCATTGTCACCTTGA